From a region of the Balaenoptera ricei isolate mBalRic1 chromosome 11, mBalRic1.hap2, whole genome shotgun sequence genome:
- the LOC132375351 gene encoding aldo-keto reductase family 1 member A1-like: MVASCILLHTGQKMYLIGLGTWKSKPGQVKAVIKYALSIDYRHIDCAIYGNETEIGDALKEDVGPGKLVPQEELFATSKLWNMKHHPENVEPGLRKTLADLQLEYLDLYLMHWPYAFEQGDNPFPKNADGTICYDSTHYKETWKALEALVTKGLVRALGLSNFSSQQIDDVLSVASVRPAVLQVDCHPYLAQRELIARCQARGLAVTAYSPLGSSEHAWRDPDEPVLLEEPVVLALAEKHGRSPAQILLRRQVQQKVSCIPKSVTPSHILQNIQVFDFTFSLEEMKQLDALNKNLLFIMPVLTVDGKRVPRDAAHPLQ; this comes from the coding sequence ATGGTGGCTTCCTGTATCCTCCTGCACACTGGACAGAAGATGTACCTGATTGGACTGGGCACCTGGAAGAGCAAGCCTGGCCAGGTAAAAGCAGTTATTAAGTATGCCTTGAGTATAGACTACCGCCACATTGACTGTGCTATCTACGGCAACGAGACTGAGATTGGGGATGCCCTGAAGGAGGATGTGGGACCTGGCAAGCTGGTGCCTCAGGAGGAGCTGTTTGCGACTTCCAAGCTGTGGAACATGAAACACCACCCTGAGAATGTGGAGCCTGGCCTCCGGAAGACACTCGCTGACCTCCAGCTGGAGTATTTGGACCTGTACCTGATGCACTGGCCTTATGCCTTTGAGCAGGGAGACAACCCTTTTCCTAAGAATGCAGATGGGACTATATGCTATGACTCCACTCACTACAAGGAGACTTGGAAGGCTCTGGAGGCACTGGTGACTAAGGGGCTGGTGCGGGCACTGGGCCTGTCCAACTTCAGCAGTCAGCAGATCGATGATGTGCTCAGTGTGGCCTCTGTGCGCCCAGCTGTCCTGCAGGTGGATTGCCACCCATACCTGGCTCAGAGGGAGCTGATTGCCCGCTGCCAAGCACGCGGCCTGGCGGTGACTGCTTATAGCCCTCTGGGCTCCTCTGAGCATGCTTGGCGTGATCCTGATGAGCCTGTCCTGCTTGAGGAGCCAGTGGTCCTGGCACTGGCTGAAAAGCATGGCCGGTCTCCAGCTCAGATCTTGCTCAGGCGGCAGGTCCAGCAGAAAGTGAGCTGCATCCCCAAGAGTGTCACACCTTCCCATATCCTTCAGAACATCCAGGTGTTTGACTTCACCTTTAGCCTGGAGGAGATGAAGCAGCTGGATGCCCTGAATAAAAATTTGCTATTCATCATGCCCGTGCTTACGGTGGATGGGAAGAGGGTCCCAAGAGATGCAGCTCACCCCCTTCAATGA